GCTAACAAGCAGTGCACCATTGAAGAGGCAGAATCTTCCCTGACAGAAGCCCATTGCCAAGTGGGTAAGGCGCTTCACTATCTGCAAATCAGTTATTCCCTTCTTTACTACATCGTCAACTTTCTTCAGGTTGACATCACAGCCGCATATCTGCACATCCTCTAAGTTCATATCCTTGAACTCTATCCTCTGCATGGGCATTGGCTCGGGCTCATATTCCTCAAGCTTCTCCTTGTAAACCGCTGGAGTGGCTTCGTAGCCGAATTCCCTCAGGATATAAGCCCCTACAAGCCTTCCTTCGAGGAAATTAGCGTAGTGAGGCTTTATTCCAGCTGCACTCCCCGCAACGTATATTCCCTCCCTTATGCGATTTTGTTCATCAAGAACCGGAACGTAGTAGCCCCATTTGAATTTGAGCTTTCCCCCTGCTTGAGTGATCGGATTTATATCGGGCAAGCGGTAATCGCTCACGATGACTGCATCAACCTCATACACATTACCGTTGGTATCTATAAGCCTCTCAACTTTCTCCTCCCCTTCAACGCGCTTTGGATTTGGCACTACAATGTACTCAATGTTCCATTTCTCAAGCTCCGGTATTATTCTCTCGGGCTTTCTTCCAACGACGGCAACCCTCTTGCCCGGAGCAACTCCCCACTTGTTTATAACCTCAAGAGCAAAGTCGAGCCTAAAGACACCCGGAAACTCATTGTTCTCAAAGAGAAGAATATTCTCCACAGCCCCGGTAGCCAGTACAACCCTTTTTGCCATTATTTCTATCAGCTGGTCTTTTTTGACTACGGGAACCAAGAAGTATTCCCCCTCATCAAAAACCCCAAGAGCTATTGTACCCTTGAAGACCTTAACGTTCTCGTTGAATTGGGAGGTCAGTTCCTCAATGACTTTCTTGGGTTCTTCATCAAAGCCCTCCTGAATTGTGCTCCTTAGGGACATTAAGCCCCCAAGCCACCCCCTCTCTTCGATTAGGGCAACTGTTAGATACTCCTGAAGCTCTAAAGTTGCGCCTATTCCAGCGATTCCCCCGCCTATTATGGCGACGTCAACGACTTCCCTAAGAACCCCCTTGCTTCCGTCTATCTCCACGGCCTCCTGGAATTCGCCGTAGTTCTGCCTTTCTATTCTCATTCCGTCCTTAACCAAGGTTTTCCTCCCGTCTATATTTTTAATCCCATTTATCACCACAGGTAGCGGTCCAAAGGTGAATGCTCCCCTTTTTCTTCCCTGTAAGCTGGTTGTTATCCAGTAAATGCCGTTTGCAAGCAGTGCCACTGGAAGTTTTTCTCCTTCATAAGCTTCCAGAGCTTTTCCCTCAAAATATATCGTGACCTTCTTAGAAGCGTCTTTTTCGTAAAGATCCAGCGGTCGCATAGGATCACCCATGAACAAGTTTTTATCATAGAAGTTTACACATGTAAACTATTTAAACTTTGTGTTTAAACAAAAAAGTGTTAAACCTGCGGTTAAATGGACATTTTTATTGACATAACTCCCACCTGTGAGGCAATCACCTCCAGATTCACGAATTGCACTCAAAATCCTGCCAACTTCCTTGGCTTCAGGAAACCTCGAAAGCAAAGCCCATAACAACTGCCCCTTAAAAAGTTAAGTGCCTGCGATTCCAACGACCCGATGGGAACTGGGTTTTTGTTATTAACACCCCCATGGTTCAAAGTTCAACGGAGAATATTTATACAACAAAGAACACTACAATATGGTGTTCAGCATGTTGCTCCTAAGCAGAAGTGATCTTGAGAAGTTGCTCTCAATGAGAGAAGTCATAGAGTCCGTTGAAAGGGCATTCTTAGAACTTTATAACGGAAAAGCAAAAGTTCCATTGAGGATTATGATAGAGATCGAAAAGTACAACGGGTTTATTCTTTACATGCCAAGTTTCTTAGGAGACTCTGAAGCCTTAGCTGTAAAAGTGGTTTCTTTATACCCCGAAAACACCAAGAAAGGTCTGCCGACTGTTTTGGCCTCAATTCTCCTTAACGATCCCAAAACGGGTGTCCCGTTAGCATTGATGGAGGGTACCTACATAACTGCAATGAGAACGGGCGCAGCAAGCGGTGTTGCCACAAAGTATCTCGCCAGAAAAGACTCAAAAATCGTGGGGATCATTGGCGCAGGAGTTCAAGCAAGAACTCAGCTTTGGGCAGTTTATGAGGTTAGAGACATAGAAAAGACGCTTGTCTACGACATTAATCCCGAAAATGCTAAAAAATTTGCTGAAGAAATGTCTAAAAAGTTTGGAATCGAGATAAAAACCGTTGAATCTGCAAAGGAAGCTGTTGAGAAATCTGATATCTTAATAGTAGCAACAACGGCAAGAGAACCAGTAGTTAAGGGAGAGTGGATCAGGGAGGGCACGCATATCAACTCTATAGGTTGGGTAGGCAGAAACGCTAGGGAACTCGATTCCGAAACAGTAAGAAGGTCTAAGCTGGTTGTGGATTCAAAAGAGGGTGCCTTAAATGAATCTGGAGACATAATAATTCCCATGAAGGAGGGGGTAATTGAGGAGAGCCATATCTATGCTGAGCTCGGCGAAATTGTTGCGGGAGTTAAAAAAGGAAGGGAAGACAACAAAGAAATAACCCTTTTCAAGAGCGTCGGTTTGGCTATAGAAGACGCAATAACAGCCAAGTTAGCATATGAAAAAGCCCTTGAACGTGGAGTTGGTACTAATGTGGAGTTTTAGGAACTTTTATATACATCCTTGTTTCTTTTAATACTTTGGTGTCCCATATGTTTGCGGCCAATGTTTTCCACGTTGTGGATACTCACACAGAGGGTGAGCCCACGAGAATAGTCTTTTCTGGAGTGAATGTAAAAGGGAAGGATATCATAGAAAAGAGAGAATACTTTAAGGAACATTATGACTGGGTTAGAACTGCTCTGCTCCATGAGCCCAGAGGACATGGCGATCAGTTTGGGGCAGTTATAGTTCCCTCTGATATAGCAGACTTTGGAGTCATATACATGGACACCTCTGGCTATCTTGATATGTGCGGTCACGCTACAATGGGAATTGCTACCGTGTTGGTGGAATTGGGAATTGTGGAGAAAATGGAACCATACACAAATGTAACAAAGGTTGAAAACGGTGTTGTCAAAGAGGTCACGGTTGTTGATGTGCCAAGCTTTCATGTGGGCGAATTTGAGATTGAGTATCCAGAAAGAGGTAAGATAAAAGTCGACGTGGCCTTCGGTGGGAATTTCTATGTGATTGCAGATGCAAGAGATTTAGGCCTCAGGGTTAGAAAAGAATACATAAAAAAGCTTATTCCAGCAGCGTTAAAACTCATTAAAGTTGCCAATGAGCAGATAAAAGTGCAACACCCAAGGAAAGGAGTCCAAAACAGAATAAATTTAGCAATGCTCACTGATGGTCCAGAAAGAGAAGACTCGGATGGCAAGAACGTTGTCATATGGGGACAAGGAAGTGTAGATAGGAGTCCTTGTGGAACAGGAAGTGCTTCAAGGGTCGCGAGTCTTTATTCAAAGGGTATTCTTAGAGTTGGAGATACCTTTGTCCATGAGAGCATTTTAGGAACTCAATTTAGAATCAAAATAGTTGGCACAACAAAGGTTGGTAATTATACTGCAATAATCCCCGAAATTACAGGAAGTGCATACATAACAAAAATTTCTCAAGATATTATATCCAAAAATGACCCACTTTGGAAGGGATTCTTGTTAAGGTAAAAAGAAAAGTTAAAGGTCAGGAACTCTGAGCCCCAGCCTTTTCTTTCTCTTTTTGCAACGCAAGTCTAACGAAATATAGTGTAAGCCCCCAGTAAAATCCAAGAACCACTATCATAGAGATTATTATTGATGCCTCCATTTCAGACTCCCTCCTCGGCCAGCTTTGCTTCAATTTTAGGCATGAGCAGTTTGTTCACTAGGATCCAGATGGCAACTGCAGCTATAATCCACTGCACAATCACCGTTCCGGCACTATAGATCTCAAGTGGATTCCACCAGCTTTCTGGATACCAATCGATTGACTGCTTGAGCCACCAGAGCATGACTATTATTATGCTTACTGGGGAAACGTAACCGATCATAATGTCCCACCACTTGCCGACTTTGATGTCCGATCCTCTGTTTGCAGTCTCTCTGTTCTTTTCTAAGCCTGTTTTAACCATTATGAATGAGATAACAATTGCGCTAACCAGCAACGCAACACCCCATGCCCAGTCTTGGTTGTTGAGCCAGTTGATACTGATTGCCGCTGGAAGGCCCGCCACTAAACCGATGACGGCAACATAGGTGGCAGCTTTCTTTCTTGGAACTCCAAAATCTACCACATTCTTAACAAAGACGTCTGTAATTGCTATTTGTGATGTGAATGCAGCAAAGAACAGGGCTAAGTAAAAGAGTGTACCTATGGCAAATCCTGCTGGTACCTTGGGGAAGAGTTCAGTTAGCCAGATGAAAGTCAATCCCACGTTACCTTCAGCATATACTTTGAAGGGGTCTAACCCAATAAGGGGCGCTGTGACGGCAACGGTTGTAATTACTGCCAAACCTCCCAGAAGTGCTGCACTTGTATCACCAAATCCGGTAATATGAGCGTTGAGGTTAATGTCATCGTTTTTCTTCAAATATGAAGAGTACGTCAGATATATACCCCACCCAGCCCCAGTGCTCCACAGCACTTGACTGTATGCTTGAAGCCAAGCTTCCGCGTTTGAGAGCTTTGAGGTGTCAAATTTGAACATGTATGTTAGGCCTACATCAGCTCCCGACATCGTAACTGCCCTTATAATAACGACCACCAGGAAAAGTATCAATGATGGAACCATGAAACTGGCGACCTTTTCAATTCTCTTAACACCAACGGCCATTACGTACCATGTAAATACCCAGACGAGTATTGTAAATAACACCGGTTGCCATCCACTTATGAACGCATTCCAAGTTTCCAGACCCTTTCCCGGAGCATAGCTTGCATAAAGTCCCGTAAGCCCTTTAATGAAGTAAGCAAGTGCCCATCCATTGACAACTGCATAGTAAAACATAATTGCTATGTTAACCCACGCAACCCAAGCTCCGAGCCATGCATACTTTTTATTCCCGGTATATTTTGCAAAGCCAAGTATTGTGCTTTTTCCGGTTTCTCTACCTATGATACCCTCTGCAATAAGCAGTGGAATTGCCACTGTGAACAATGCAAGGCTGTAAGGAATCAAGAAGGCACCGCCACCGTACATTGCCATCATTCTTGGAAAGCGCCATATGTTACCGCTGCCAACCATTGCACCTATAATAGCAAAAATAAAACCCAATCTAGTTCCCCAGTGTTCACCGGTTTC
The Thermococcus sp. 2319x1 DNA segment above includes these coding regions:
- a CDS encoding FAD-dependent oxidoreductase, translated to MRPLDLYEKDASKKVTIYFEGKALEAYEGEKLPVALLANGIYWITTSLQGRKRGAFTFGPLPVVINGIKNIDGRKTLVKDGMRIERQNYGEFQEAVEIDGSKGVLREVVDVAIIGGGIAGIGATLELQEYLTVALIEERGWLGGLMSLRSTIQEGFDEEPKKVIEELTSQFNENVKVFKGTIALGVFDEGEYFLVPVVKKDQLIEIMAKRVVLATGAVENILLFENNEFPGVFRLDFALEVINKWGVAPGKRVAVVGRKPERIIPELEKWNIEYIVVPNPKRVEGEEKVERLIDTNGNVYEVDAVIVSDYRLPDINPITQAGGKLKFKWGYYVPVLDEQNRIREGIYVAGSAAGIKPHYANFLEGRLVGAYILREFGYEATPAVYKEKLEEYEPEPMPMQRIEFKDMNLEDVQICGCDVNLKKVDDVVKKGITDLQIVKRLTHLAMGFCQGRFCLFNGALLVSQRTGIDMGKIDLPVARPPLKNVRMKVTAVRE
- a CDS encoding ornithine cyclodeaminase family protein; this encodes MLLLSRSDLEKLLSMREVIESVERAFLELYNGKAKVPLRIMIEIEKYNGFILYMPSFLGDSEALAVKVVSLYPENTKKGLPTVLASILLNDPKTGVPLALMEGTYITAMRTGAASGVATKYLARKDSKIVGIIGAGVQARTQLWAVYEVRDIEKTLVYDINPENAKKFAEEMSKKFGIEIKTVESAKEAVEKSDILIVATTAREPVVKGEWIREGTHINSIGWVGRNARELDSETVRRSKLVVDSKEGALNESGDIIIPMKEGVIEESHIYAELGEIVAGVKKGREDNKEITLFKSVGLAIEDAITAKLAYEKALERGVGTNVEF
- a CDS encoding proline racemase family protein, with amino-acid sequence MFAANVFHVVDTHTEGEPTRIVFSGVNVKGKDIIEKREYFKEHYDWVRTALLHEPRGHGDQFGAVIVPSDIADFGVIYMDTSGYLDMCGHATMGIATVLVELGIVEKMEPYTNVTKVENGVVKEVTVVDVPSFHVGEFEIEYPERGKIKVDVAFGGNFYVIADARDLGLRVRKEYIKKLIPAALKLIKVANEQIKVQHPRKGVQNRINLAMLTDGPEREDSDGKNVVIWGQGSVDRSPCGTGSASRVASLYSKGILRVGDTFVHESILGTQFRIKIVGTTKVGNYTAIIPEITGSAYITKISQDIISKNDPLWKGFLLR
- a CDS encoding sodium-dependent transporter: MEKVETGEHWGTRLGFIFAIIGAMVGSGNIWRFPRMMAMYGGGAFLIPYSLALFTVAIPLLIAEGIIGRETGKSTILGFAKYTGNKKYAWLGAWVAWVNIAIMFYYAVVNGWALAYFIKGLTGLYASYAPGKGLETWNAFISGWQPVLFTILVWVFTWYVMAVGVKRIEKVASFMVPSLILFLVVVIIRAVTMSGADVGLTYMFKFDTSKLSNAEAWLQAYSQVLWSTGAGWGIYLTYSSYLKKNDDINLNAHITGFGDTSAALLGGLAVITTVAVTAPLIGLDPFKVYAEGNVGLTFIWLTELFPKVPAGFAIGTLFYLALFFAAFTSQIAITDVFVKNVVDFGVPRKKAATYVAVIGLVAGLPAAISINWLNNQDWAWGVALLVSAIVISFIMVKTGLEKNRETANRGSDIKVGKWWDIMIGYVSPVSIIIVMLWWLKQSIDWYPESWWNPLEIYSAGTVIVQWIIAAVAIWILVNKLLMPKIEAKLAEEGV